One genomic segment of Photobacterium sp. DA100 includes these proteins:
- a CDS encoding acetate kinase, with product MSKLVLVLNCGSSSLKFAVVDAVSGEEHLTGLAECLHLPEARIKWKLDGKHEAQLGEGAAHEEALAFMVDTILASKPELAENLAAIGHRVVHGGEQFTKSALIDDAVLKGIEDAATFAPLHNPAHIIGIKAAQKSFPALKNVAVFDTAFHTTMPEEAYLYALPYNLYKEHGIRRYGAHGTSHLFITRETAERLGKPESELNIINCHLGNGASVCAIKNGQSVDTSMGLTPLEGLVMGTRCGDLDPAVMFHLHDKLGMSVDEINTMFTKESGLLGLTGVTSDCRFVEDNYGEKEEATRAMDVFCHRLAKYVAGYTATLEGRLDAIVFTGGIGENSAPIREMVLNRLAILGVEVDSEANLKARFGGEGVITTENSRVPAMVVSTNEELVIAEDTARLAEI from the coding sequence ATGTCTAAGCTGGTTTTAGTTCTTAACTGCGGTAGTTCTTCTCTTAAGTTCGCTGTTGTTGACGCGGTATCAGGTGAAGAGCACCTGACAGGTCTTGCAGAATGTCTGCACCTTCCAGAAGCACGTATCAAGTGGAAACTTGACGGTAAACACGAAGCTCAACTAGGCGAAGGCGCTGCTCACGAAGAAGCGCTAGCGTTCATGGTAGACACTATTCTTGCTTCTAAGCCTGAACTAGCTGAAAACCTGGCCGCTATCGGTCACCGTGTTGTACACGGCGGTGAGCAGTTCACTAAGTCTGCGCTAATCGACGATGCAGTACTTAAAGGTATCGAAGACGCTGCGACTTTCGCACCGCTTCACAACCCAGCTCACATCATCGGTATCAAAGCAGCCCAGAAGTCTTTCCCAGCGCTGAAAAACGTTGCTGTATTCGACACTGCATTCCATACAACAATGCCAGAAGAAGCGTACCTATACGCACTACCGTACAACCTATACAAAGAGCACGGTATCCGTCGTTACGGCGCACACGGTACTTCTCACCTGTTCATCACTCGTGAAACAGCTGAGCGTCTAGGCAAACCTGAGAGCGAACTGAATATCATCAACTGCCACCTAGGTAACGGTGCATCTGTTTGTGCAATCAAGAACGGTCAGTCTGTAGATACGTCTATGGGTCTAACACCTCTTGAAGGCCTAGTGATGGGTACACGTTGTGGTGATCTTGACCCAGCTGTTATGTTCCACCTACATGACAAGCTAGGCATGAGCGTTGATGAAATCAACACTATGTTCACTAAAGAGTCTGGCCTACTAGGTCTGACTGGCGTAACGTCTGACTGTCGTTTCGTTGAAGACAACTACGGCGAGAAAGAAGAAGCAACTCGTGCAATGGACGTGTTCTGCCACCGTCTAGCTAAGTACGTTGCTGGTTACACTGCAACACTAGAAGGTCGTCTAGACGCTATCGTATTCACTGGTGGTATCGGTGAAAACTCTGCACCAATCCGTGAGATGGTTCTTAACCGCCTTGCTATCCTAGGTGTTGAAGTTGACAGTGAAGCAAACCTTAAAGCACGTTTCGGCGGCGAAGGTGTGATCACTACTGAAAACAGCCGTGTTCCTGCAATGGTTGTTTCAACTAACGAAGAACTAGTTATCGCTGAAGATACAGCTCGTCTAGCTGAAATCTAA
- a CDS encoding anaerobic C4-dicarboxylate transporter — translation MFWIHLLLLLAVILIGIRHGGVAFGLLGGLGVSVMTFVFGIAPGSPPVGVMLIILAVVAASATLEATGGLKLLVKFAERLLRKHPEHVVFLGPICTYTLTVLVGTGHSVYPLLPVIYDVAYKKGIRPERPMAMATVASQMGITASPIAAAAAVVMATAMDNSLDISLINVLMVTIPATFGGLLIGCLWSLKRGKDLDKDPEFQARLEDEDFRSSLVDPEQEGSAEEEAEHQRTAKKGLTVFLLGILAVVGIALFSKQVLPQGVGMSVAIQFMMLSVGAVILLTTNISPKRIVHSNVFIAGMSAVITIFGIAWFSDTIIGHHKDYLVGLVSGMVNVYPWTFAFAMFFVSVFLKSQAAVLTIMLPLGFALGIDPAVLIGVLPACYAYFFFPFYPSDLAAISFDRSGTTAIGKYVLNHSFMIPGFIGVGSATIIGYFISLMIN, via the coding sequence ATGTTCTGGATACACCTGTTATTGCTGCTAGCTGTCATCTTGATCGGTATACGCCACGGCGGCGTCGCCTTTGGTCTGTTGGGGGGCCTCGGCGTCTCCGTGATGACATTCGTTTTTGGTATCGCCCCGGGATCCCCGCCCGTTGGCGTTATGCTTATTATCCTCGCGGTAGTGGCGGCCTCTGCGACCCTAGAGGCCACCGGTGGCTTGAAGCTACTGGTTAAGTTTGCCGAGCGCCTGCTTCGCAAACACCCTGAGCACGTGGTTTTCCTCGGCCCGATTTGTACCTATACCCTGACGGTTTTGGTCGGGACCGGCCACTCGGTCTACCCGCTGCTGCCCGTGATCTACGATGTCGCTTACAAAAAAGGGATCCGTCCTGAGCGTCCGATGGCGATGGCGACCGTGGCCTCGCAAATGGGTATCACTGCCAGCCCGATTGCCGCTGCGGCAGCGGTGGTAATGGCGACGGCGATGGACAACAGCCTCGACATCAGCCTGATCAATGTCCTGATGGTCACCATTCCCGCGACATTCGGCGGCCTGCTGATTGGCTGTCTGTGGAGCCTCAAGCGCGGTAAGGACTTGGACAAGGATCCGGAATTCCAGGCTCGCCTTGAAGATGAAGATTTCCGCAGCAGCCTGGTCGATCCCGAGCAGGAAGGCTCGGCCGAGGAAGAAGCCGAGCACCAGCGTACCGCCAAGAAAGGCCTGACCGTATTCCTGCTGGGTATCCTTGCCGTGGTCGGTATCGCACTCTTTAGCAAGCAGGTCCTGCCACAGGGCGTCGGTATGTCGGTAGCCATCCAGTTCATGATGCTATCGGTCGGTGCGGTTATCCTGCTGACCACCAATATCTCGCCAAAGCGCATTGTACACAGCAACGTATTCATTGCCGGCATGAGCGCAGTGATCACCATCTTCGGTATCGCCTGGTTCAGTGACACCATCATCGGCCACCACAAGGACTACCTGGTTGGCTTGGTCAGCGGCATGGTTAACGTCTACCCGTGGACCTTTGCCTTTGCGATGTTCTTCGTGTCCGTGTTCCTGAAAAGCCAGGCCGCAGTGCTGACCATCATGCTTCCGCTCGGTTTTGCCCTGGGTATCGATCCCGCGGTATTGATCGGCGTGCTGCCTGCTTGTTACGCCTACTTCTTCTTCCCGTTCTACCCAAGTGATCTGGCGGCTATCAGCTTCGACCGCTCGGGCACCACGGCGATCGGTAAGTACGTGCTCAACCACAGCTTCATGATCCCAGGCTTCATCGGTGTGGGCTCGGCGACGATTATCGGTTACTTCATCTCGCTGATGATCAACTAA
- a CDS encoding P-II family nitrogen regulator encodes MRFKLLLAFVEDSKTDAVLDAARKAGATGATVINNARGEGLYQKKTFFGLGLDVQRDVILFVVEEHLARTILETIERVGDFDTSSGQGIAVQLDVEDAVGVAHQVETLTKVVEAKL; translated from the coding sequence ATGCGCTTTAAGCTGTTATTGGCCTTTGTTGAAGATTCGAAAACCGACGCCGTGTTGGACGCCGCCCGCAAGGCCGGCGCGACGGGGGCGACAGTGATCAACAATGCCCGCGGTGAAGGGCTGTACCAGAAGAAAACCTTTTTCGGTCTGGGCCTGGACGTCCAGCGGGACGTGATTTTGTTTGTGGTGGAGGAGCACCTGGCGAGGACGATCCTGGAAACCATCGAGCGGGTCGGGGACTTTGATACCTCTTCCGGGCAGGGAATTGCGGTGCAGCTTGATGTCGAGGATGCGGTGGGCGTCGCCCACCAGGTTGAAACACTTACCAAAGTTGTTGAGGCGAAGCTATGA
- a CDS encoding CBS domain-containing protein: MSNDTLVRVRDVMMNTYAIVEGLTTVAEAIRIAKRKQIKALIVNKRNDDDEYGIVLMNDIAKKVLALDRSPERTNIYEIMTKPALSVSAAMDVRYCARLFERFGISRAPVIEDGKIIGMVSYNNIVLNGMLREES; the protein is encoded by the coding sequence ATGAGTAATGACACCTTGGTCCGGGTACGGGATGTAATGATGAACACCTATGCGATTGTCGAAGGGCTGACCACGGTGGCCGAGGCGATCCGCATTGCCAAGCGAAAGCAAATCAAGGCGCTGATCGTCAATAAGCGCAACGATGACGACGAGTACGGCATCGTGCTGATGAACGACATTGCCAAGAAGGTACTGGCGCTGGACCGCTCCCCGGAGCGGACCAATATCTATGAAATCATGACCAAGCCGGCCTTGTCGGTCAGTGCCGCGATGGACGTCCGGTACTGTGCCCGTCTGTTTGAGCGTTTTGGCATTAGCCGGGCGCCGGTGATTGAGGATGGCAAGATAATAGGAATGGTGAGTTATAACAACATCGTTCTCAACGGTATGCTGCGGGAAGAATCGTAA
- the yfbV gene encoding terminus macrodomain insulation protein YfbV, with the protein MSQQHSIWQAFRHGQDYMATWPMRKELAMLFPEQRYIKATRFAMRVMPAVAVMSVLSQMAFDNYDALPQAITVALFALSMPLQGLWWLGKRSRTDLPPSLASWYREIHDKIVSEGYALQPLKSRPRYKELAQVLNRAFKQLDKGSLERWF; encoded by the coding sequence ATGAGTCAACAACATTCGATTTGGCAAGCTTTCCGTCATGGCCAGGATTACATGGCCACGTGGCCAATGCGCAAAGAGTTGGCCATGCTGTTTCCCGAGCAGCGTTATATCAAAGCCACGCGATTCGCAATGCGGGTGATGCCAGCCGTTGCTGTCATGAGCGTGTTGAGCCAGATGGCCTTCGATAATTATGACGCCTTGCCCCAGGCCATCACTGTCGCCCTGTTCGCCTTGAGCATGCCCTTGCAGGGGCTGTGGTGGCTCGGCAAGCGCAGCCGGACCGATTTGCCACCGTCGCTGGCGAGCTGGTACCGTGAGATCCATGACAAGATTGTCAGTGAAGGGTATGCGCTGCAGCCGCTGAAGAGCCGCCCGCGCTACAAAGAATTGGCCCAGGTGCTAAACCGGGCGTTCAAGCAACTGGACAAAGGCTCGCTTGAGCGTTGGTTCTGA
- the focA gene encoding formate transporter FocA: protein MCQSQFDSLLPPQMAEKAAEVGVSKATKDPMKSLLLAITAGMHIGIAFVFYTTVTTGAGDMPWGMSRFVGGLAFSLGLILVVITGGELFTSSVLTLVARASGKISWKSLWLNWGVVYVGNLLGALMLVVIMLMTKQYMSGSGAVGINAMQIAQHKLHHDFMQAVALGVMCNVLVCVAVWMTFSGRTLTDKILVMILPVAMFVSSGFEHCIANMFQVPMAIGIKHLASPEFWQMTGMNPADFADLTLSNFVVNNLIPVTLGNIIGGGVFVGMGYWIIYLRNK from the coding sequence ATGTGTCAGAGTCAGTTTGATTCGTTATTACCGCCACAGATGGCGGAGAAAGCGGCCGAGGTAGGTGTAAGCAAGGCCACCAAAGATCCGATGAAGTCGTTGCTGCTGGCGATCACTGCCGGGATGCATATTGGTATCGCCTTTGTGTTCTACACCACGGTGACCACCGGGGCCGGTGACATGCCGTGGGGAATGTCGCGCTTTGTCGGTGGGTTGGCATTTAGCCTGGGTTTGATCCTGGTGGTGATCACTGGCGGTGAGCTGTTTACCAGCTCGGTACTGACACTGGTAGCCCGTGCCAGCGGTAAGATCAGCTGGAAGAGCCTGTGGCTCAACTGGGGCGTGGTGTATGTGGGCAACCTGCTGGGCGCCCTGATGCTGGTGGTGATCATGCTGATGACCAAGCAGTACATGTCCGGCAGTGGCGCGGTCGGTATCAATGCGATGCAAATTGCCCAGCATAAGCTGCATCACGACTTCATGCAGGCCGTTGCCCTTGGCGTAATGTGTAATGTACTGGTGTGTGTCGCGGTATGGATGACATTCAGTGGCCGTACCCTGACAGATAAGATTCTGGTGATGATCCTGCCGGTGGCGATGTTTGTCTCATCGGGTTTCGAGCACTGCATTGCCAATATGTTCCAGGTGCCAATGGCAATTGGTATCAAGCATCTTGCCTCGCCTGAATTCTGGCAGATGACGGGGATGAACCCGGCAGACTTTGCCGATCTGACCCTGAGCAATTTTGTTGTCAATAACCTGATCCCGGTGACACTGGGTAACATCATCGGTGGTGGTGTGTTTGTCGGTATGGGGTATTGGATTATCTACTTACGCAACAAGTAA
- a CDS encoding DUF1538 domain-containing protein — protein MTELNGIVPHFFATLLMTVRDVLPIAVIIFGFQLAVLRRPVTHWPRVALGFVYVVVGLSLFLLGLELALFPLGESMAAQLTAMDFLFDSGEGIPATIPWTQYYWVYLFAAAIGFSTTIAEPSLIAVAIKANQVSGGAISVNGLRIAVALGVAVGIALGSYRIVAGDPLHYYILAGYCVVVVQTYFAPKMIVPLAYDSGGVTTSTVTVPIVTALGLGLASTVPGRNPMLDGFGLIAFASLFPMITVMGYAQLSASQAKRREENAL, from the coding sequence ATGACAGAGCTGAACGGTATTGTGCCCCACTTTTTCGCTACCCTGCTGATGACAGTACGCGATGTCCTGCCGATTGCGGTGATTATTTTTGGCTTTCAATTGGCCGTACTGCGTCGTCCGGTGACCCATTGGCCCAGAGTCGCGCTGGGGTTTGTCTATGTCGTGGTAGGCTTGTCGCTGTTCCTGCTCGGACTTGAGCTGGCGCTGTTTCCGTTGGGCGAGTCAATGGCCGCACAGCTAACGGCGATGGATTTCTTGTTTGACAGTGGTGAGGGGATCCCGGCGACGATCCCCTGGACCCAGTACTACTGGGTCTATCTGTTCGCGGCGGCGATTGGGTTCAGTACCACCATCGCCGAGCCCTCCCTGATTGCAGTGGCCATAAAAGCCAACCAGGTATCGGGGGGAGCTATCAGTGTCAACGGCTTGCGTATTGCCGTGGCATTGGGGGTGGCGGTCGGAATCGCCCTTGGCAGCTACCGGATAGTGGCCGGCGATCCGCTCCACTATTACATCTTGGCGGGATACTGCGTGGTGGTGGTGCAGACCTACTTTGCACCGAAAATGATTGTTCCCTTGGCCTATGACTCTGGCGGGGTGACGACATCGACGGTCACGGTGCCGATAGTGACGGCATTGGGGCTCGGGCTGGCCTCCACCGTGCCGGGACGAAATCCAATGCTCGACGGGTTTGGGCTAATTGCGTTTGCCAGCCTGTTTCCGATGATCACGGTAATGGGGTATGCCCAACTATCGGCAAGCCAGGCAAAGAGGAGAGAAGAGAATGCGCTTTAA
- the yfcE gene encoding phosphodiesterase yields MKLFFASDIHGCADSTRRTLAKFERSGADHLLLLGDVLNHGPRNALPAGYAPIDVAEQLNQHAEKITAVRGNCDSDVDQMLLDFPMMADYNLVLLPNGRRLFLTHGHLYNGDKHPRLRDGDVVVSGHTHIPVAESKGALYVYNPGSVTIPRGEYQASYGLLEGNTLKVLTFDDEIICQVELV; encoded by the coding sequence ATGAAATTGTTTTTTGCTTCTGATATCCACGGTTGTGCCGACAGCACCCGCCGTACCTTGGCCAAGTTTGAGCGGAGCGGTGCCGACCACCTGCTCTTGCTGGGGGATGTGCTCAACCATGGCCCGCGCAATGCGCTGCCGGCAGGGTACGCACCAATTGACGTGGCCGAGCAGCTTAATCAACATGCTGAGAAGATCACCGCTGTGCGGGGCAATTGCGACAGTGATGTTGATCAGATGCTGCTGGACTTCCCGATGATGGCGGACTACAACCTGGTGCTGCTGCCAAACGGCCGCCGTCTGTTCCTGACCCATGGCCATCTCTACAACGGCGACAAACACCCGCGCCTGCGTGACGGTGATGTGGTGGTATCCGGTCATACCCATATTCCTGTCGCTGAAAGCAAAGGCGCGCTCTATGTCTATAACCCCGGCTCGGTGACTATCCCGCGCGGTGAATACCAGGCAAGTTACGGTCTATTGGAAGGCAACACACTCAAGGTGTTGACCTTTGATGATGAGATCATTTGCCAGGTTGAATTGGTGTAA
- a CDS encoding ABC transporter ATP-binding protein, with product MIELNNIRVTFNEGTILENQALKGVSLTVPEKQFVTVIGSNGAGKSTLLGAVSGETPMVGGQVLIDNIDVTQKSVYQRAQYAARVFQDPLAGTCGSLTIEENMALAYQRGSSRSWKLALSSKRRQLFQERISILGLGLEDRLGDSIGLLSGGQRQAVSLVMATLADSKLLLLDEHTAALDPRMAAFVLALTNKVVKEFDLTVMMVTHSMKDALAYGERTVMLHQGEIVLDVAGEERNQMGVKDLLEMFSKVRGEELADDSLLLN from the coding sequence ATGATTGAATTGAACAATATCCGTGTGACCTTCAACGAAGGCACTATTTTGGAAAATCAGGCGCTGAAAGGCGTTTCCCTCACGGTCCCCGAAAAGCAATTTGTCACCGTGATTGGCTCAAACGGCGCGGGGAAATCGACCTTGCTCGGCGCAGTCAGCGGCGAAACCCCGATGGTTGGCGGGCAAGTCCTGATAGACAATATCGATGTCACCCAGAAAAGCGTCTACCAGCGGGCTCAGTATGCCGCCAGGGTGTTCCAAGATCCGCTGGCCGGTACCTGCGGCTCACTCACCATCGAGGAAAACATGGCGCTGGCCTACCAGCGCGGCAGCAGCCGCAGCTGGAAACTGGCTCTGTCATCGAAACGCCGCCAGCTATTCCAGGAGCGGATCAGCATCCTTGGCCTCGGGCTCGAGGATCGGCTCGGTGATAGCATCGGGCTATTATCCGGCGGCCAACGCCAAGCGGTCAGCTTGGTGATGGCAACACTCGCTGACAGTAAATTACTGCTGCTCGATGAGCACACCGCCGCGCTGGATCCCCGGATGGCAGCCTTCGTCCTGGCACTGACCAACAAAGTCGTGAAAGAGTTTGATCTCACTGTCATGATGGTCACCCACTCGATGAAAGATGCCCTGGCCTATGGCGAGCGTACGGTTATGCTACATCAGGGGGAAATCGTTCTTGATGTCGCTGGCGAGGAACGCAACCAGATGGGCGTCAAAGACTTATTGGAAATGTTCAGCAAGGTCCGCGGCGAAGAACTGGCTGATGATAGCCTGCTGCTGAACTAG
- a CDS encoding DUF6172 family protein, which yields MKKTFALTHPKKAVPRVVEAVKYEVKKYLKRERNKSLPAGADYWDFDCKYGHTEQEAKVIHVKEINKCIDEAESLALTSFYLEILAKPGVRTKRQVEDDE from the coding sequence ATGAAAAAAACATTTGCTTTAACTCACCCAAAGAAAGCAGTTCCACGCGTTGTCGAAGCCGTCAAATACGAGGTAAAGAAGTACCTCAAGCGTGAACGTAACAAGTCCCTACCAGCAGGCGCTGACTACTGGGATTTCGACTGTAAATATGGTCACACCGAGCAGGAAGCAAAGGTTATCCACGTTAAAGAAATCAACAAGTGCATTGACGAAGCCGAATCTCTGGCGCTGACGTCTTTCTACTTGGAAATCTTGGCCAAGCCTGGTGTTCGCACCAAGCGCCAGGTTGAAGACGACGAGTGA
- the pta gene encoding phosphate acetyltransferase encodes MSRTIMLVPVGAGVGLTSVSLGVLRAMERKGVRVSFFKPIAQPRHGGDQPDLTTNIIAANSDMKVAEPFSMACAEELIRNDKSDVLLEDIVARFKEATADAEVALIEGLVPTRKHPFANQINYEIAKTLDAEIVFVVAPGTDNPAQLKERIEVACSNFGGIKNKQIAGVIVNKLNAPVDAEGRTRPDLSEIFDDAEATVPSNVEVMQVFNSSPIRVLGCAPWSAELIATRSTDIAKHLNAEIINQGEIATRRIKSITFCARSIPHMVEHFRPGSLLVTSADRPDVIVAACLAAMNGVEIGALLLTGGYELPKPVMDLCERAFETGLPVMTAQGNTWQTSLNLQSFSLEVPADDKERVELVNEYMASHVDGQWIESLTEGSTKERRLSPPAFRYELTELARKAAKRIVLPEGDEPRTVKAAAICAERGIAECVLLGNPEDIKRVAEQQGVTLGAGVTIINSDEVRENYVARLVELRGHKGMTDVVAREKLQDSVFLGTMMLENDEVDGLVSGAVHTTANTIVPPFQIIKTAPDASIVSSVFFMLLPDQVLVYGDCAINPDPTAEQLAEIAIQSADSAKAFGIEPRVAMISYSTGESGKGADVDKVREATRIAQEKRPDLVIDGPLQYDAAIMENVAASKAPNSPVAGKATVFVFPDLNTGNTTYKAVQRSADLVSIGPMLQGMRKPVNDLSRGALVDDIVYTVALTAIQAKQADDANK; translated from the coding sequence GTGTCCCGTACTATTATGCTTGTTCCGGTTGGTGCCGGTGTTGGTCTTACTAGCGTAAGCCTTGGTGTGCTTCGTGCAATGGAGCGCAAAGGTGTTCGCGTTTCTTTCTTCAAGCCTATCGCTCAGCCACGCCACGGTGGTGATCAGCCAGATCTAACAACGAACATCATCGCTGCTAACAGCGATATGAAAGTGGCTGAACCTTTCTCTATGGCTTGTGCAGAAGAGCTTATCCGTAACGATAAGAGCGACGTACTGCTAGAAGACATCGTAGCCCGCTTCAAAGAAGCAACTGCTGACGCTGAAGTTGCGCTGATCGAAGGCCTTGTACCAACTCGCAAGCACCCGTTTGCTAACCAGATCAACTACGAAATTGCGAAAACGCTAGACGCGGAAATCGTATTCGTTGTTGCACCTGGTACTGACAACCCAGCTCAGCTTAAAGAGCGTATCGAAGTAGCATGTTCTAACTTCGGCGGTATCAAGAACAAGCAAATCGCCGGTGTTATCGTTAACAAGCTTAACGCACCTGTTGACGCTGAAGGCCGTACTCGCCCTGACCTATCTGAAATCTTCGACGACGCTGAAGCCACTGTACCTTCAAACGTTGAAGTGATGCAGGTATTCAACTCTAGCCCAATCCGAGTTCTTGGCTGTGCCCCTTGGAGCGCTGAGCTGATCGCGACACGTTCGACGGACATCGCTAAGCACCTGAACGCTGAAATCATCAACCAAGGTGAAATTGCTACTCGCCGTATCAAGAGCATCACGTTCTGTGCGCGTTCTATCCCGCACATGGTTGAGCACTTCCGCCCAGGCTCTCTGCTCGTGACTTCTGCAGACCGTCCAGACGTAATCGTTGCTGCATGTCTTGCGGCCATGAACGGCGTTGAAATCGGTGCCCTACTGCTGACAGGCGGCTACGAGCTACCTAAGCCAGTAATGGATCTTTGTGAGCGTGCTTTCGAAACAGGCCTGCCTGTTATGACTGCACAAGGTAACACTTGGCAGACTTCTCTGAACCTTCAGAGCTTTAGCCTAGAAGTACCAGCTGACGATAAAGAGCGTGTTGAGCTAGTTAACGAATACATGGCTAGCCATGTTGACGGCCAGTGGATTGAGTCTCTAACTGAAGGTTCAACCAAAGAGCGTCGCCTAAGCCCACCTGCTTTCCGTTACGAACTAACTGAGCTTGCACGCAAAGCGGCTAAGCGTATCGTTCTTCCTGAAGGCGATGAGCCTCGTACCGTTAAAGCGGCAGCTATCTGTGCCGAGCGCGGCATTGCTGAGTGTGTCCTTCTTGGTAACCCAGAAGACATCAAACGTGTTGCTGAGCAGCAGGGCGTGACACTAGGTGCTGGCGTGACTATCATCAACTCTGATGAAGTTCGTGAAAACTACGTTGCTCGTCTTGTTGAGCTACGTGGCCACAAAGGCATGACTGACGTTGTTGCTCGTGAAAAACTTCAGGATTCTGTTTTCCTAGGCACTATGATGCTTGAAAACGACGAAGTTGACGGCCTGGTTTCAGGTGCGGTTCACACCACGGCGAACACTATCGTTCCTCCATTCCAGATCATCAAGACAGCACCAGATGCGTCAATCGTATCTTCTGTATTCTTCATGCTGCTACCTGATCAGGTACTGGTATACGGTGACTGTGCAATCAACCCGGATCCAACTGCTGAGCAGCTAGCTGAAATCGCTATCCAGTCTGCAGATTCTGCAAAAGCATTCGGCATTGAGCCTCGCGTCGCAATGATCTCTTACTCTACTGGTGAATCTGGTAAGGGTGCAGACGTTGATAAAGTACGTGAAGCAACTCGCATTGCTCAAGAGAAGCGTCCTGACCTAGTGATCGACGGTCCTCTACAGTACGATGCTGCAATCATGGAAAACGTTGCGGCTTCTAAAGCACCTAACTCGCCAGTAGCGGGTAAAGCAACAGTATTCGTGTTCCCAGACCTGAACACAGGTAACACGACGTACAAAGCGGTACAGCGTTCTGCAGACCTAGTCTCTATCGGTCCAATGCTTCAGGGCATGCGCAAGCCAGTTAACGACCTGTCTCGTGGCGCACTGGTAGACGATATCGTATACACGGTAGCACTGACTGCGATCCAGGCGAAACAAGCTGACGACGCAAACAAATAA
- a CDS encoding DUF1538 domain-containing protein — protein sequence MSFVLVLLKALLSSLRDLLPIILVIGFFQMVVLQQPLPQLGPILVGLAFVVVGLTLFVFGLEMGLFPIGESMAHSFASKGSVWWLLLFAFCLGFGTTIAEPALTAVAAEAAKVAAEGGLIAAGAESQQSYATGLRLTVALSVGIAIMLGVTRILKGWPIHRMIIGGYLMVMLMTWFAPPAIVGIAYDSGGVTTSTITVPLVAALGVGLASSIKGRNPIVDGFGLIAFASLTPMIFVMAYGMLVH from the coding sequence ATGTCATTTGTGCTCGTCCTGCTGAAAGCCCTGTTGTCCAGTCTGCGTGATTTGCTGCCGATCATCTTGGTTATTGGCTTCTTCCAAATGGTTGTCCTTCAGCAACCTCTGCCACAGCTAGGACCGATACTGGTTGGCCTGGCGTTTGTGGTGGTCGGCTTGACCCTGTTTGTCTTCGGGCTGGAAATGGGGCTGTTTCCCATCGGCGAGTCGATGGCACACTCCTTTGCCAGCAAGGGCAGTGTGTGGTGGTTGTTGCTGTTTGCCTTCTGTTTGGGGTTCGGCACGACGATTGCCGAGCCGGCATTGACTGCCGTTGCGGCGGAGGCTGCCAAGGTGGCCGCCGAAGGGGGCTTGATAGCTGCCGGTGCTGAAAGCCAGCAGAGCTATGCGACCGGCTTGCGCCTGACTGTTGCCCTATCGGTAGGGATTGCCATTATGCTCGGGGTGACACGTATACTAAAAGGATGGCCCATTCACCGGATGATCATCGGCGGCTACTTGATGGTGATGTTGATGACGTGGTTCGCTCCGCCGGCGATTGTCGGGATCGCCTATGATTCAGGCGGCGTGACGACTTCGACCATTACTGTCCCCTTAGTCGCGGCTTTGGGGGTCGGGTTGGCCTCCTCCATCAAAGGACGCAATCCGATCGTCGACGGGTTTGGCCTGATCGCTTTTGCCTCGCTGACCCCGATGATATTCGTGATGGCCTACGGCATGCTGGTGCACTAG